A genome region from SAR324 cluster bacterium includes the following:
- a CDS encoding TIGR00153 family protein, with translation MVNISSIFAKSPFKPLHNHMDKVVESVAPLEDFFNFLFLEDFLKLAKIKDQIIEAEDEADSIKNEMRNHLPQNIFMPINRRDLLEILDMQDSIADVSQDIAVLLEQRKMKLNKGLHRDVIDFVKKSQQVCYSTRDLIHEFGYLIESGFGLNESKKMFKMIDNISFLETEADSLEDTLVERLYGIEKDMYPVDVMFWYKVFELIGDIADFSKKTSNRLRLTIASK, from the coding sequence ATGGTAAACATCAGTTCTATCTTCGCCAAATCACCTTTTAAGCCATTACACAATCACATGGATAAAGTAGTTGAAAGTGTTGCTCCACTGGAAGATTTTTTCAATTTTTTATTCTTAGAAGACTTTTTGAAGCTAGCAAAGATTAAAGACCAGATAATTGAGGCAGAAGATGAAGCCGACTCAATTAAAAATGAAATGCGAAACCATCTCCCACAAAATATCTTTATGCCTATCAACCGCAGGGACTTGCTAGAAATACTTGATATGCAAGATAGTATTGCAGATGTCTCCCAAGATATTGCTGTATTGTTGGAGCAAAGAAAAATGAAACTGAATAAAGGACTCCATAGAGATGTTATAGATTTTGTGAAAAAATCCCAACAAGTTTGCTATTCAACTAGGGATCTTATCCACGAATTTGGATATTTGATTGAATCAGGATTCGGGTTAAATGAATCAAAAAAAATGTTTAAAATGATTGACAATATCTCGTTTTTAGAAACTGAAGCTGATAGTTTAGAAGATACTCTTGTAGAAAGGTTATATGGAATAGAGAAAGATATGTACCCCGTGGATGTTATGTTTTGGTATAAAGTCTTTGAATTAATAGGTGATATCGCTGATTTTTCGAAAAAAACAAGCAATAGATTAAGACTAACGATCGCATCGAAATAA